Below is a genomic region from Halobacterium sp. CBA1132.
TTTTCTTTCGCGCTCGCACCGACCAGCCTCGCGGCCGTCAGTCGACGCGCGCTTCCACGTAGTCGAGTGCCTCCGCCGCCGCGTCGACGGCTTCGACGTGCGGCGCGTCGGGCGCGCCGAGGCCGGCAATCGGCCGGTCGTACACGGAACTGAAGCCGACCTCCGAGAGCGTCCCGCCCGCGCCGCCGAGGGCGACGACCGCGTCCCCGTTCATCACGACGAGCGCGTTCCGCGCGTGCCCGAGTCCCGTCGCGATAGTAGTGTCGACGTACTCGTTGGCCGCGCTGCGGTCCTCGCCCGGAAGGATG
It encodes:
- a CDS encoding TIGR00725 family protein; this encodes MRVSVIGASAPPDEAVENAREVGRLLAERGHTVVCGGLGGVMRAACRGASDAGGHTIGILPGEDRSAANEYVDTTIATGLGHARNALVVMNGDAVVALGGAGGTLSEVGFSSVYDRPIAGLGAPDAPHVEAVDAAAEALDYVEARVD